From a region of the Solanum stenotomum isolate F172 chromosome 2, ASM1918654v1, whole genome shotgun sequence genome:
- the LOC125855478 gene encoding phosphatidate phosphatase PAH2-like yields the protein MSTMGRIGSYIGRGVRSVSGTLNPFGGAVDIIVVRQPDGSLKSTPWYVRFGKIQGVLKARENAVNVSVNGVEAGFRMNLDNRGQAYFLRERDMENVYSLTTRTSEQLATLNLKEGKNVVVFTCSKQQVDARIYLWRWDANIVISDVDGTITR from the exons ATGAGTACTATGGGGAGGATAGGTAGTTACATAGGTAGAGGGGTACGTAGTGTTTCCGGGACGTTAAATCCGTTTGGTGGTGCTGTGGATATCATTGTGGTGAGGCAGCCAGATGGGAGTTTGAAATCGACTCCTTGGTATGTTCGATTTGGGAAGATTCAGGGGGTTTTGAAGGCTAGAGAAAATGCAGTTAATGTAAGTGTCAATGGCGTTGAAGCTGGTTTTCGTATGAATTTAGATAATAGAGGGCAGGCATACTTCCTAAGGGAGCGGGACATGGAAAATGTATATTCTTTAACAACTCGAACATCTGAACAACTTGCAACATTGAATCTGAAGGAGGGAAAGAATGTGGTTGTATTCACGTGCTCGAAACAGCAG GTTGATGCACGTATATATTTGTGGAGATGGGACGCAAATATTGTAATCTCGGATGTTGATGGAACAATTACTAGGTAA